The following DNA comes from Glaciihabitans arcticus.
ACACGGACTGGACGATTCCGCAGGCTCGGGGAACGGCACCGGGCAACGGGACACTCGTCTCCGCAGTCCACACGGCCGTCGGCCGCTTGCCCGTCGTCGCGGGCAAGCCCGAGGTGCCGATGTTCGAGCTGGCCTCGGAGCGCTTCAGCGCGGAGCATCCTCTGGTCATCGGGGATCGTCTCGATACTGACATTCTCGGCGCCAACCGCGCCGGCTTCGCCTCGGTGCACGTGCTCACCGGCATCGACCAGCCCAAGCAGCTGCTCGCGGCCGCCGAAGACCAGCGCCCGACCTTCATCGTGGAAGACCTGCGCCAGCTGCACGAGCCGTACCCGGCGACCATCGAGACGAAGCGTGGTGAATCCGTCGTGATCACCGTCGGCGACTGTGTGCTTGTACGCACCGCCGAGACGATCGTCGTCGAGCAGCAGGGCAGCGCGATCAACCGGCTGCGGGCCGGAACGGCCACGATCTGGAACTCGGGCTACACGATCTACGCCCTGC
Coding sequences within:
- a CDS encoding HAD-IIA family hydrolase codes for the protein MTDSTPLDGVDLVLADLDGVVYRGPDAIPFAVDSLNTAAETIRVGYLTNNASRTAASVAEHLTGLGLSVKAEDVVTSPQAAMRVLKELVPAGSTILVVGGDGLTDELEKAGFGVTRSALDKPAAVIQGFAPDVGWVHLAEAAFALNVSLEVQIPWVATNTDWTIPQARGTAPGNGTLVSAVHTAVGRLPVVAGKPEVPMFELASERFSAEHPLVIGDRLDTDILGANRAGFASVHVLTGIDQPKQLLAAAEDQRPTFIVEDLRQLHEPYPATIETKRGESVVITVGDCVLVRTAETIVVEQQGSAINRLRAGTATIWNSGYTIYALRVPPELYS